In Streptomyces nojiriensis, the sequence TGCATCCGCGGGCCGTCCGGCGCCATCCGGGCGGCGGTGCCGACTTCGCGGCGCGGCTGCGCGGGGAGACCATCGGGGTGCCGCAGCGGCGCGGGAAATACCTGTGGCTGCCGCTGGAGGGCCGTGACCTGTCCGTGCTCGGACATCTCGGGATGAGCGGGCAGTTGCTGGTGCAGCCGCAGGACGCCCCCGACGAGAAGCACCTGCGGATCCGGGTGCGCTTCACTGATTCCGACAGCGGCTCCGCCGCGGGCGCCGCAGGGACGGAGCTGCGCTTCGTGGACCAGCGGACCTTCGGCGGGCTCTCGCTGCACGAGGTCGCCGCCGACAGCACCGACGGGCTGCCGGACGTGATCGCGCACATCGCGCGCGACCCCCTGGACCCGCTCTTCGACGAGGGCGCCTACCACCTCGCGCTGCGCGCCAAGCGGACCACCGTCAAGCGCGCGCTGCTGGACCAGTCCCTGATCAGCGGGGTCGGCAACATCTACGCGGACGAGGCGCTGTGGCGCGCCAAGCTGCACTACGAGCGCCCGACCGCGGGCCTCACGCGCCTCCGGAGCGCGGAACTCCTCGGCCATGCCCGGGACGTCATGAACGCCGCCCTCACGGTCGGCGGCACCAGCTTCGACAGCCTGTACGTCAACGTGAACGGGGAGTCGGGCTACTTCGACCGTTCGCTCGACGCCTACGGGCGCGAGGACGAACCCTGCCGGCGCTGCGGTACGCCGATCCGGCGCCGGCCGTGGATGAACCGGTCGAGCTACTTCTGCCCGCGCTGTCAGCGGCCGCCGCGCGTGGCGTCGTAGGACTGCCGGGCACCCAGCACCGCCGGCATGTTCCCCTCCAGGCAGTGGATGAGCGCCAGCAGCCGGTCCGCGACCTCGACGCCGAGCGGGGTCAGTTCGTAGTCGACGCGCGGCGGATTGGTGGGCTGGGCCTCCCGGTGCACGATGCCGTCGCGCTCCAGCGCGTGCAGGGTCTGGGAGAGCATCTTCTCGCTCACGCCCTCCACCCGGCGGCGCAGCTCGTTGAAGCGGCACGGGCCTTCGCGCAGAGCGCCCACGGTGAGGCTGCCCCAGCGGCCGGTGACGTGTTCGAGGGTTTCCCGGGACGGGCAGGCGCGCGCGAAGACGTCGAACGGTTGTTCTGTCTCGACGGCTTCGGTACAGGCGGGGGTCTCCATGAAGACAGCGTACTCCCCGGCAGCGCTAACTCAGGGGTTGCGCTTTCTAAAAGTTAGTGATTCTCTTTCTCTCGTCGCACCACGTCCTGTGCCGCGACGAGAGTTTTCCCGAGGGAGAGATCAGCCTTGTCCGCAATCACGCACACCCCCGTCGTCTCGATCGCCTACCACTCCGGCTACGGCCACACCGCCGTCGTCGCCGAGGCGGTCCGCAGCGGCGCCGTGGAAGCCGGGGCGACCGTTCACCTGATCAAGGTCGACGAGATCGACGACGCCCAGTGGGAGCTGCTCGACGCCTCCGACGCGATCGTCTTCGGGTCCCCGACGTACATGGGCACCGCCTCCGGCGCCTTCCACGTCTTCGCCGAGGCCTCCTCGAAGCGCTGGTTCGGCGACACCTGGCAGGACAAGGTCGCGGCCGGCTTCACGAACTCCGCGTCCAAGAGCGGTGACAAGCTGCACACCCTGCAGTTCTTCCAGATCCTGGCCGCCCAGCACGGCATGAGCTGGGTCAACCTGGGCCTGAAGCCGGGCTGGAACTCCAGCACGGCCTCCGAGAACGACCTGAACCGGCTCGGCTTCTTCTCCGGCGCCGCCGCGCAGACCAACTCCGACGAGGGTGCCGACGCGGTCCACAAGGCCGACATCGCGACCGCCGAGCACCTGGGCCGCCGGGTCGCCGAGCAGACCCGCATCGTCATCGCGGGCCGCGCGGCCCTGGCCGCCGCCGCGGTCTGAGCCCTCGCGGGCTCGGCTCAGAAACCGAAGTCCTGGGTCCACCAGGGGCCGCCGGCCGCGACGTGGACACCGACGCCCAGGGTGCGGAACTCACAGTTGAGGATGTTCGCCTTGTGGTCCGGGCTGTTCATCCAGGCCTTCATCACGGCCTCGGCGTCACCCTGGCCACGGGCTATGTTCTCGCCGCCGAGGCCGGCGATGCCGGCCTTGGTGGCGCGGTCCCAGGGGGTGTTGCCCTCGGGGTCCTCGTGGCTGAAGAAGCCACGGGTGGCCATGTCCAGGCTGAAGGCCCCGGCCAGCGCCGCGAGCGGCGGATTGGCCCGGACCGGGCCGCACCCGGCCAGCGCGCGCTCCTGGTTCACCAGTTCGACGACGGCGGACTCCTCCGCGGAGTGGCTGTCCAGGGCCGGGCGGGGCTCGGGGGTGGCCGACTTCGAGGGCGCCGGGGCCGGGGCCTGGCTCGTGGCGGGTGCCGGGGCCGTCGGCGCGGCGGGCAAGACCGGAGCCGCCGGGGCGGTGCGCGGGGCCTTGGTGGACGGGGCCGGAGTCGCCGACCGGGAGGGGGAGTCGCTCGGCGCGGCGGACGGCGAGGCGGACGGCGAGGGCGAGGCGCTCGGGGAACCGCTCGGCGCGGGGCTCGCGGAAGCGGACGCCGGCGGGGAGGCCGGGGCCGACGGCTTCGGGGAGGCGGTGCCCGCGCCGGTGCCGGAGGAGGCGCGGCCGGACAGGTTCGCGAGGCCGTTCTGCTGCGGCAGGGCCGTGTCGGGGCCGGTCGAGGCCTTGGCCCTGGCTTCCGGAGTGGGGGCATCCGTACCGCTGACACCCACATAGGGGAAGGAGCCGCCGACCGGCACCATGCCGGTGGTGACGGCCGCGGTGCCGAGGGCGACGGCCACCGAGACGCCCAGCAGGCCGGTGCGCAGGGCGGTGCCGCGCTTGACGCCGCTGTGCGGCGCGGCGGGGAGTCGGTGACGGCCCATCGGAGCGTGCCTTCCTTGCCGGGTCAAGATCATCCCTTACCCACCCAAATGGGTGAGTTCATTGCTGCGCGACTGTACGCCATGGGGCCTGGGGGCGATGTGTCCCGAAAGTGCCGGCCCGGTTAGCGTTCACGCATGAATGAAGATGTCCGTCTGACCGCCTGGGTGCGCGGCCGTGTGCAGGGAGTGGGCTTCCGCTGGTTCACCAGGGAGAACGCCCTGGAGATCGGCGGGGTCGTCGGCTTCGCGCTCAACCTCGACGACGGGCGAGTGCAGGTGGTCGCCGAAGGTCAACGTGAGAATTGCCACCGGCTGCTCGACTGGTTGCGCTCCTCCGACACGCCCGGCCGGGTGGACGGAGTGACAGAGATCTGGGGCACACCGCGCGGTGGCTACGACGGATTCGGGATGCGGTGACCGATCGACTGATCATGCACTCATCACATCTCGGATCGTCCGCACATGGTCGGAACTGCGCATTCGTCGTCGACGCGTTGCCGACGGGCGTGATCCGTGGAACGCTCGAAGATGAGGATGATCTCCACACCCCTTGCGGGGACCGGGGCGCCCGCCGATACGGGGCGTGATCGTGTTGACCGTCAAACTTTTTGGTGAGACGCTGGAAGCCCCGCGCACCTGAGCTGTTTGGCAGTGTTGGCAGTAGCAAGCGCAGTGACTGTCAGTCGCTGTCGGACATCCGCGGGTGCGATTCCCTCACGACCCACACCGCTTCGGTCGGTCACTCAGTGTGGAGGACCATCCATCATGGCAAAGGCGCTTCTCGGTTACGTCGGCGGTTCCGACCCGCGACTCCTCGCCGAGATGCGACGGCTTCAGCAGCGCGTCCAGGACCTCGAGTCCGAGCTCGTACGGATTCAGTCCGAAAATGACGCGCTGAACGCGGCCGCCGCTCAGCACGACGGAGACTCGCTGCTCGGCAGCATCGACATCGACGTACCCCAGGCGGAGCCTGCGCTCACCTGACCCGTGCTTCACTCGTCGCTCGACTCCAGCCCCGCATGATCTGCAAGGGACGCTCCGGCGTCCCTTCTTTCTTTCCGTCCCCGCTTCCCCCGTCCTCTTCCCCCGACCGCCGCGCCACGGACCACAGGGCCAGGTGGGGGGCCTGATCCTATTGGCGTCAGTTGTGCCCAGCACTTTCATGGGTGAAACCGAACGCGAAAGGTAGAGTCCGGCGGCGTGCACCTCAAGTCCCTGACCCTGCGTGGCTTCAAATCCTTCGCGTCCGCCACCACCCTGCGCTTCGAGCCCGGAATCACCTGTGTCGTGGGCCCGAACGGCTCCGGCAAGTCCAATGTGGTGGACGCGCTGTCGTGGGTCATGGGCGAACAGGGGGCCAAGTCCCTGCGCGGCGGGAAGATGGAAGACGTCATCTTCGCCGGGACCACCGGGCGTCCGCCGCTCGGACGGGCGGAGGTGTCCCTGACGATCGACAACTCCGACGGCGCGCTGCCCATCGACTACGCCGAAGTCACCATCACCCGCATCATGTTCCGCGGCGGCAGCAGCGAGTACCAGATCAACGGTGACACCTGCCGCCTGCTCGACATCCAGGAACTGCTCTCCGACTCCGGCATCGGCCGCGAGATGCACGTCATCGTCGGACAGGGCCAGCTGGACTCCGTACTGCACGCCGATCCCATGGGCCGCCGCGCCTTCATCGAGGAGGCGGCCGGCGTACTCAAGCACCGCAAGCGCAAGGAGAAGGCGCTGCGGAAGCTGGACGCGATGCAGGCCAATCTCGCGCGCGTCCAGGACCTGGGCGACGAGCTGCGGCGCCAGCTCAAGCCCCTGGGACGGCAGGCGGCGGTCGCCCGGCGGGCGGCCGTGATCCAGGCGGACCTGCGCGACGCGCGGCTGCGGCTGCTCGCCGACGACCTGGTCGTACTGCGGCGCGCCCTCGACGCGGAGATCGCGGACGAGGCGGCCCTCAAAGAGCGCAAGGAGGCCGCCGAGGCCCAGCTCGCGGGCGCCGTGCGGCGCGAGGCCGAGCTGGAGGAGGCGGTACGGGAGCTCGCACCGCGGCTGCAGCGGGCGCAGCAGACCTGGTACGAGCTGTCGCAGCTCGCCGAACGCGTCCGGGGCACCGCCTCCTTGGCGGACGCGCGGGTCAAGAGCGCCTCGGCTCCGGCCGAGGAGGAGCGGCGCGGCCGCGATCCCGAGGACATGGAGCGGGAGGCCGCGCGGATCCGCGAGCAGGAGGCGGAACTGACGGCGGCTCTGGAGGCGGCCTCGCGGGCGCTGGAGGACACGGCCGAGCACCGGGCGGAGCTGGAGCGGGCGCTGGCCGAGGAGGAACGCCGGCTGCGGGACGCCGCGCGGGCCATCGCCGACCGGCGCGAGGGACTGGCCCGGCTGACCGGGCGGCTCGGCGCGGCCCGCTCCCGCGCGGGAGCGGCGCAGGCCGAGATCGACCGGCTCGTCGCGGCGCGGGACGCGGCGCAGTCCCGGGCCGCCGCCGCGCAGGAGGAGTACGAGGCGCTGGCCGAGGAGGTCGGCGGGCTCGACGATCCGTCGGCCGACACGGACCACGAGAGCGCGCGGGAAAGGCTGGCGCGGGCGGAGGCGGAACTGTCCGCGGCCCGGGAGGACCTGTCCGGGGCGGAGCGCTCGCGGGCGGCCGTCTCGGCGCGCCGGGACGCGCTGGCGCTGGGGCTGCGCCGCAAGGACGGTACGGGCGCACTGCTCGCGGCGCGGGAGCGGCTGGCGGGGCTGCTGGGACCGGCGGCGCAGCGGCTGTCGGTGACCCCGGGCTACGAGGCCGCCGTGGCCGCCGCTCTGGGCTCGGCCGCGGACGCGCTGGCGGTGGCCTCCCCGGGGGCGGCGGCCGAGGCGATCCGCCACCTCCGTGAGGCGGACGCGGGCCGCGCCACCCTGCTGATCGCCCCCGCGGTTCCCGCCCTCCCGGGCCAGGCCTCGGCCGGCCCCGGGGCCGTGGCCGGGGGAGCGGCTGCCGGGGGAGCCGTCCCCCACCCGGCCGCCTCCCGGGACGGAGATCTGCCCGCCCCCGTACCCGCACCGCACCTGCCGGCGAGCGTGGGGACGTCCGCCGCGGCGCCGGCTCCGGAGCCGCTCGCGGGCGGCGGACCGGCGGGCACACCCCTACCGGCCGCCGGGCTGGTCGGCGGGGACACGGAGGTGCGGCGGGCCGTGGAATGGGTGCTGCGGGACCACGTCGTGGTCGGCACCCTCGACGAGGCCGAGGCACTGGTCGCCGAGCGGCCCGACGCGGTGGCCGTGACCCTCGACGGCGATGTGCTCGGGGCCCACCTCGCGCACGGCGGCTCCGCCGGGGCGCCCAGCCTGATCGAGGTGCAGGCGGCCGTCGACGAGGCGGCGGGCGAGCTGGCCCGGCTGGGCGTGCGGTGCGAGGAGCTCGCCGAGGCCCGGGCGGCCGCCCAGACCCGGCGCCAGGACGCGGCCGCCCTGGTCGAGGAGCTCGCCGAGCGGCGGCGTGCCGCGGAAGCGGCCCGGGCCGGGGTCGCCCAGCAGCTCGGGCGGCTCGCCGGGCAGGCGAAGGGCGCCGCGGGCGAGGCCGAACGCAGCGCCGCAGCCGCGGCCAGGGCCCAGGACGCCCTGGAGCAGGCGCTGGCCGAGGTCGAGGAGTGCGCGGAGCGGCTCGCGACCGCCGAGGAGATGCCGGTGGACGAGGAGCCGGACGGCTCCCGGCGGGACCGGCTCGCGGCCGACGGGGCCAACGCCCGGCAGACCGAGATGGAGGCCCGGCTGCAGCTGCGGACCCTCGAGGAGCGGGTCAAGGGGCTGGCCGGACGGGCGGATTCGCTCGACCGCGCGGCCCGGGCGGAACGCGAGGCCCGCACCCGCGCCGAGCGGCGCCGGGCCCGGCTGCGCCACGAGGCGGAGGTGGCCCGGGCGGTGGCCGACGGGTCCCGGCAGCTCCTCGCGCACGTGGAGGTGTCGCTCGGCAGGGCCGACGAGGAGCGGGTGGCGGCCGAACGGGCGAAAGGCCTGCGCGAGCGGGAGCTCGGCGAGGCGCGCAACCGCGGCCGGGAGCTGAAGGGGGAGCTGGACAAGCTCACCGACTCGGTCCACCGCGGCGAGGTGCTCGGGGCCGAGCAGCGGCTGCGCATCGAGGCGCTGGAGGCCAAGTCGCTGGAGGAGTTCGGCATGGCGGCGGCCGGGCTGGTCGCCGAGTACGGCCCTGACCAGCCGGTCCCCCCGTCCCCGGCCGCCGAGGGCGAGGTGCTGCCGGAGGACCCGCAGGACCCGCGCAACCGGCCTGGCCCCTTCGTCCGGGCCCAGCAGGAGAAACGGCTCAAGGCCGCCGAGCGTGCCTACCAGCAGCTCGGCAAGGTCAACCCGCTCGCGCTGGAGGAGTTCGCCGCGCTGGAGGAGCGCCACCAGTTCCTCAGCGAGCAGCTGGAGGATCTCCGTAAGACGAGAGCCGACCTCCTTCAAGTCGTGAAGGAGGTCGACCAGCGGGTCGAGCAGGTCTTCACCGAGGCCTACCGCGATACGGCCCGGGAGTTCGAGGGGGTGTTCTCGCGCCTGTTCCCCGGCGGCGAGGGCCGCCTGATCCTCACCGACCCCGACAACATGCTGACCACCGGCATCGACGTGGAGGCCCGCCCGCCGGGCAAGAAGGTCAAGCGGCTGTCGCTGCTCTCCGGCGGCGAGCGCTCGCTGACCGCCGTGGCACTGCTGGTGTCCATCTTCAAGGCGCGCCCCAGCCCGTTCTACGTGATGGACGAGGTCGAGGCCGCGCTCGACGACACCAATCTGCAGCGGCTGATCCGGATCATGGAGGAGCTCCAGGAGAGCTCGCAGCTGATCGTCATCACGCACCAGAAGCGGACGATGGAGGTCGCGGACGCGCTCTACGGCGTCTCGATGCAGGGCGACGGTGTCTCCAAGGTCATCAGCCAGCGGCTCCGCTGACACCCCTAGATTCAAGAAGTGAATTCAATGTCGGCAATCTTCCGGACACGTGAACTTCAAGCCAAGTATTGACTTCAGAAGCTGAACGCATAGGCTCGCTCCGCTGTCCCCCGCCTTCGAGTGGTGCCCGATCTTGAACTGTGCGCCACTGTGAGGACGGACAAAACCCCCACGGAGCACACCTTGACCAGCAGCACATCGCGGGCCTCGGCACCGGGCGGCGGATCCTCGTCGCACCCCGAGCACCTCGGCCACGTCATCTTCATCGCCGCGGCCGCGGCCATGGGCGGCTTCCTCTTCGGGTACGACAGTTCCGTCATCAACGGCGCCGTCGTCGCCATCCGGGAACGGTTCGACGTCGGGTCCGCGGCGCTCGCCCAGGTGATCGCCGCCGCGCTGATCGGCTGCGCGTTCGGCGCCGCCACCGCCGGCCGCATCGCCGACCGGATCGGCCGAATCCGCTGTATGCAGATCGCCGCCCTCCTCTTCACCGCGAGCGCCCTCGGTTCGGCCCTGCCGTTCGCCCTCTGGGACCTCGCCATGTGGCGCGTGATCGGCGGCTTCGGCATCGGCATGGCCTCCGTCATCGGCCCCGCCTACATCGCCGAGGTGTCCCCGGCCGCCTACCGCGGCCGCCTCGCCTCCTTCCAGCAGGCCGCCATCGTCATCGGCATCGCCGTCTCCCAGCTCGTCAACTGGGCCATCCTGAACCTCGCCGACGGGGACCAGCGCGGCAACATCGCCGGTCTGGAGGCCTGGCAGTGGATGCTGGGCGTCATGGTCGTCCCGGCCGCCCTCTACGGGCTGATGTCCTTCGTCATCCCGGAGTCCCCCCGCTTCCTGATCTCCGTCGGCCGCAACGACGAGGCCAGGAAGGTGCTGACCGAGGTCGAGGGTTCGAAGATCGACCTGGACGGACGCGTCGCCGAGATCGAGCACGCGATGCGATCCGAGCACAAGTCCACCTTCAAGGACCTGCTCGGCGGCCGCTTCGGCTTCCTGCCCGTCGTCTGGGTCGGTATCGGCCTCTCGCTCTTCCAGCAGCTGGTCGGCATCAACGTGATCTTCTACTACAGCTCCTCGCTGTGGCAGTCGGTCGGCATCGACCCGAGCGCCTCGTTCCTGTACTCCTTCGAGACCTCGGTCGTGAACATCATCGGCACGGTGATCGCGATGATCTTCGTCGACCGGATCGGCCGCAAGCCGCTCGCCCTCATCGGCTCCGTCGGCATGTCGATCTCGCTGGGCCTGGCCGCCTGGGCCTTCTCGTACAAGTCCGGGGTCGGCGACGACATCTCCCTGCCGCACGCCCAGGGCATCGTGGCCCTGGTCGCCGCCAACTGCTTCGTCCTCTTCTTCGCCCTCTCCTGGGGCGTGGTCGTCTGGGTGCTGCTCGGCGAGATGTTCCCGGGCCGCATCCGGGCCGCCGCCCTCGGCGTGGCCGCCGCCGCCCAGTGGATCGCCAACTGGGTCATCACCGTCAGCTTCCCGACGCTCTCGGACTGGAACCTGTCCGGCGCGTACATGATCTACACCGGCTTCGCCCTGCTCTCGATCCCGTTCATCCTCAAGTGGGTGCCGGAGACCAAGGGCAAGGCGCTGGAGGAGATGGGGTAACCACCCCCGCCAACGCCCCTTCTCCTCGATACTGCCCCGGCTCAGTCCTTGAGCCGGGGCAGTACCTGTTCGCAGAGCAGGTGCAGGCTCCGCCAGCCCTCGTCCAGCGGCATCCCGCCGCACAGCGGGTGCAGGACCAGGTTCCCCGCCTCGCCCGCGGCCCGGCCGTACGCGACCGCCTCGTCCGGGGTGAGGATCCGGTAGACGCCCTCCGCGCGCAGCTCCGCCACCGAGCGCGCGGCCGACCGTACGGCGCTGCGGATGTCCTTGGACTGCCAGGACGCGTACATGCCCGCCTCGTGCAGGAAGCGCTCGCCGTGCTCGGCCCAGACCCGGTCCGGCTCCTCGGCGATGTGCAGCAGCGGGGTCTCGGCCGCCGGCATCATGCAGAAGCCCTCCGTGCCGTACTCCGCCAGCCGCGCGGTGTAGTACGCCGCCAGCTCCGGCAGGTGCGCGCTGGGGAAGAACGGCAGCCCCAGCCGGGCGGCACGGCGGGCCGCGGCCTCGGAGCTGCCGCCGACCAGCAGCAGGGGGTGCGGCCGGGTGAACGGCGTCGGGGTGACCCGTACCGTGCGGCCGCGGAATTCGAAGGGCTCGCCGGTCCAGGCCTTCAGCAGGGTCTCCAGCAGCTCGTCCTGGAGCCTGCCGCGCCGGCCCCACTCCACGCCGTGCTGCTCGTACTCCTCGGGCCGGTAGCCGATGCCCGCGACCGTCACCAGGCGGCCGCCGCTCAGCAGGTCGAGGACGGCGATGTCCTCGGCGACCTTCAGCGGGTCGTACAGCGGGCCGATGATCGCCGAGACGGTGACCGCGATCCGGCGGGTCGCGCCGAAGACGGCGCCCGCGAAGGCGAAGGGGGAGGGCAGCCAGTTGTTGTCGGTGCCGTGGTGCTCCTCCGTCTGGACGGTGTCGATCCCGCGGTCGTCCGCGTACCGGGCCATCTCCAGCGCCGCCTTGTAGCGGGCGGAGAGGGACTCGGGGGTGCCGTCGGGGTCGACGAGATTGAACCGGGCCACGGTGATGGGCATGGAGAAGTCCCCCTTCGCCGGATGTGGGTGGGCGGGCGAAGGGGGACGTTAGCTGACGTGGCGTCAGTTGGACAGGTATCCGGCGGGCTCGCGCTCCCCTTCGGCGGCCGGCTCCGCCGGCGCCGTGCGCGGCAGTACGGCGTACAGCGCGGCCGAGGTGAGGATGCCCGCCGCCCAGCCCAGGCCGTTCTCCCCGATCCACGTGGAGGCGAGCGGTCCGGCGAACCAGTCCACCTTGGTGAACAGCAGGCCCACCACGAGGGCGAGGGCCCACGCGGTCATCGCCTGCCAGGCGAAGCCTCCCCGGTACCAGTAGGCGCTGGTCCGCGTGGTGTCCAGCAGCGCGGGGCCGTCGTAGGCCGTGCGGCGCAGCATGTCCACGCCGAAGACGCCGATCCAGGCGGAGAACGCCACGGCCAGCAGGGTCAGGAAGGAGATGAACGAGCCGAAGAAGCTGGTGGCGACCACCATCAGCAGGAACCCGAAGACCAGGCTGATGACCGCGTTGACGCTGACGGCCGCGGCGCGCGGGACCTTGATGCCCAGGGTCTGCGCGGTGAACCCGGCCGAGTACATGGACATCGAGTTGATCAGCAGCATGCCGACGAGCGCGATGAGCAGGTACGGGACCGCGATCCAGGTCGGGAGCAGCTCGCCGATGAAGGACACCGGGTCCTGGGCCGTGGCCAGGTCCGGGGTGCCGACGGCCATGACCGCACCCATCAGGACCATCGGGAGCACGACCACGCCGGCGCCGCCGATCGTCGCGCCGACCATGCCCTTGGAGGAGGCGGTGCGCGGCAGGTAGCGGGTGAAGTCGGGGCCCGAGGGCACCCAGCTGATGCCGCCGGCCGCGATCGTGCCGATGCCCGCGATCATCATCGCGCTGGAGCCGGCCGGCTTGCCGAAGACGGCGGACCAGTCGGTGGTGAAGACCAGGTACCCGAGGACGAGCACGCTGAACGCGCCGAAGAGGTACGTCGACCACGTGGAGCAGACGCGCAGCGCGTTGATGCCGAGACCCGAGACCACGAAGGTGCACCCCACGAAGAACAGCAGGGTGACGACGATGAGCGGGGTGCTGCTGCGGACCCCGAACAGCAGGTCGAGCACGGTCAGTACGGCGTAGGCGCCGCTGACCGCGTTGATGGTCTCCCAGCCCCAGCGGGCCACCCAGATCAAGGCGCCCGGGAAGAGGTTGCCGC encodes:
- the mutM gene encoding bifunctional DNA-formamidopyrimidine glycosylase/DNA-(apurinic or apyrimidinic site) lyase, with product MPELPEVEVVRRGLERWVAGRTVEAVEVLHPRAVRRHPGGGADFAARLRGETIGVPQRRGKYLWLPLEGRDLSVLGHLGMSGQLLVQPQDAPDEKHLRIRVRFTDSDSGSAAGAAGTELRFVDQRTFGGLSLHEVAADSTDGLPDVIAHIARDPLDPLFDEGAYHLALRAKRTTVKRALLDQSLISGVGNIYADEALWRAKLHYERPTAGLTRLRSAELLGHARDVMNAALTVGGTSFDSLYVNVNGESGYFDRSLDAYGREDEPCRRCGTPIRRRPWMNRSSYFCPRCQRPPRVAS
- a CDS encoding winged helix-turn-helix transcriptional regulator gives rise to the protein METPACTEAVETEQPFDVFARACPSRETLEHVTGRWGSLTVGALREGPCRFNELRRRVEGVSEKMLSQTLHALERDGIVHREAQPTNPPRVDYELTPLGVEVADRLLALIHCLEGNMPAVLGARQSYDATRGGR
- a CDS encoding flavodoxin family protein, which gives rise to MSAITHTPVVSIAYHSGYGHTAVVAEAVRSGAVEAGATVHLIKVDEIDDAQWELLDASDAIVFGSPTYMGTASGAFHVFAEASSKRWFGDTWQDKVAAGFTNSASKSGDKLHTLQFFQILAAQHGMSWVNLGLKPGWNSSTASENDLNRLGFFSGAAAQTNSDEGADAVHKADIATAEHLGRRVAEQTRIVIAGRAALAAAAV
- a CDS encoding CAP domain-containing protein, with product MGRHRLPAAPHSGVKRGTALRTGLLGVSVAVALGTAAVTTGMVPVGGSFPYVGVSGTDAPTPEARAKASTGPDTALPQQNGLANLSGRASSGTGAGTASPKPSAPASPPASASASPAPSGSPSASPSPSASPSAAPSDSPSRSATPAPSTKAPRTAPAAPVLPAAPTAPAPATSQAPAPAPSKSATPEPRPALDSHSAEESAVVELVNQERALAGCGPVRANPPLAALAGAFSLDMATRGFFSHEDPEGNTPWDRATKAGIAGLGGENIARGQGDAEAVMKAWMNSPDHKANILNCEFRTLGVGVHVAAGGPWWTQDFGF
- a CDS encoding acylphosphatase, coding for MNEDVRLTAWVRGRVQGVGFRWFTRENALEIGGVVGFALNLDDGRVQVVAEGQRENCHRLLDWLRSSDTPGRVDGVTEIWGTPRGGYDGFGMR
- a CDS encoding AAA family ATPase codes for the protein MHLKSLTLRGFKSFASATTLRFEPGITCVVGPNGSGKSNVVDALSWVMGEQGAKSLRGGKMEDVIFAGTTGRPPLGRAEVSLTIDNSDGALPIDYAEVTITRIMFRGGSSEYQINGDTCRLLDIQELLSDSGIGREMHVIVGQGQLDSVLHADPMGRRAFIEEAAGVLKHRKRKEKALRKLDAMQANLARVQDLGDELRRQLKPLGRQAAVARRAAVIQADLRDARLRLLADDLVVLRRALDAEIADEAALKERKEAAEAQLAGAVRREAELEEAVRELAPRLQRAQQTWYELSQLAERVRGTASLADARVKSASAPAEEERRGRDPEDMEREAARIREQEAELTAALEAASRALEDTAEHRAELERALAEEERRLRDAARAIADRREGLARLTGRLGAARSRAGAAQAEIDRLVAARDAAQSRAAAAQEEYEALAEEVGGLDDPSADTDHESARERLARAEAELSAAREDLSGAERSRAAVSARRDALALGLRRKDGTGALLAARERLAGLLGPAAQRLSVTPGYEAAVAAALGSAADALAVASPGAAAEAIRHLREADAGRATLLIAPAVPALPGQASAGPGAVAGGAAAGGAVPHPAASRDGDLPAPVPAPHLPASVGTSAAAPAPEPLAGGGPAGTPLPAAGLVGGDTEVRRAVEWVLRDHVVVGTLDEAEALVAERPDAVAVTLDGDVLGAHLAHGGSAGAPSLIEVQAAVDEAAGELARLGVRCEELAEARAAAQTRRQDAAALVEELAERRRAAEAARAGVAQQLGRLAGQAKGAAGEAERSAAAAARAQDALEQALAEVEECAERLATAEEMPVDEEPDGSRRDRLAADGANARQTEMEARLQLRTLEERVKGLAGRADSLDRAARAEREARTRAERRRARLRHEAEVARAVADGSRQLLAHVEVSLGRADEERVAAERAKGLRERELGEARNRGRELKGELDKLTDSVHRGEVLGAEQRLRIEALEAKSLEEFGMAAAGLVAEYGPDQPVPPSPAAEGEVLPEDPQDPRNRPGPFVRAQQEKRLKAAERAYQQLGKVNPLALEEFAALEERHQFLSEQLEDLRKTRADLLQVVKEVDQRVEQVFTEAYRDTAREFEGVFSRLFPGGEGRLILTDPDNMLTTGIDVEARPPGKKVKRLSLLSGGERSLTAVALLVSIFKARPSPFYVMDEVEAALDDTNLQRLIRIMEELQESSQLIVITHQKRTMEVADALYGVSMQGDGVSKVISQRLR
- a CDS encoding sugar porter family MFS transporter: MTSSTSRASAPGGGSSSHPEHLGHVIFIAAAAAMGGFLFGYDSSVINGAVVAIRERFDVGSAALAQVIAAALIGCAFGAATAGRIADRIGRIRCMQIAALLFTASALGSALPFALWDLAMWRVIGGFGIGMASVIGPAYIAEVSPAAYRGRLASFQQAAIVIGIAVSQLVNWAILNLADGDQRGNIAGLEAWQWMLGVMVVPAALYGLMSFVIPESPRFLISVGRNDEARKVLTEVEGSKIDLDGRVAEIEHAMRSEHKSTFKDLLGGRFGFLPVVWVGIGLSLFQQLVGINVIFYYSSSLWQSVGIDPSASFLYSFETSVVNIIGTVIAMIFVDRIGRKPLALIGSVGMSISLGLAAWAFSYKSGVGDDISLPHAQGIVALVAANCFVLFFALSWGVVVWVLLGEMFPGRIRAAALGVAAAAQWIANWVITVSFPTLSDWNLSGAYMIYTGFALLSIPFILKWVPETKGKALEEMG
- a CDS encoding LLM class flavin-dependent oxidoreductase, which encodes MPITVARFNLVDPDGTPESLSARYKAALEMARYADDRGIDTVQTEEHHGTDNNWLPSPFAFAGAVFGATRRIAVTVSAIIGPLYDPLKVAEDIAVLDLLSGGRLVTVAGIGYRPEEYEQHGVEWGRRGRLQDELLETLLKAWTGEPFEFRGRTVRVTPTPFTRPHPLLLVGGSSEAAARRAARLGLPFFPSAHLPELAAYYTARLAEYGTEGFCMMPAAETPLLHIAEEPDRVWAEHGERFLHEAGMYASWQSKDIRSAVRSAARSVAELRAEGVYRILTPDEAVAYGRAAGEAGNLVLHPLCGGMPLDEGWRSLHLLCEQVLPRLKD
- a CDS encoding cytosine permease, whose protein sequence is MPAEPADGAAETAIETRGLEPVPDSERSGRVRELVPTWVAANISVLLLTMGAGLVIFNKLNIWQVLVVAVAAPVVSYGIVGLISIAGKRGGAPGMALSRAVFGQRGNLFPGALIWVARWGWETINAVSGAYAVLTVLDLLFGVRSSTPLIVVTLLFFVGCTFVVSGLGINALRVCSTWSTYLFGAFSVLVLGYLVFTTDWSAVFGKPAGSSAMMIAGIGTIAAGGISWVPSGPDFTRYLPRTASSKGMVGATIGGAGVVVLPMVLMGAVMAVGTPDLATAQDPVSFIGELLPTWIAVPYLLIALVGMLLINSMSMYSAGFTAQTLGIKVPRAAAVSVNAVISLVFGFLLMVVATSFFGSFISFLTLLAVAFSAWIGVFGVDMLRRTAYDGPALLDTTRTSAYWYRGGFAWQAMTAWALALVVGLLFTKVDWFAGPLASTWIGENGLGWAAGILTSAALYAVLPRTAPAEPAAEGEREPAGYLSN